One genomic segment of Alicycliphilus denitrificans K601 includes these proteins:
- the merR gene encoding Hg(II)-responsive transcriptional regulator, whose amino-acid sequence MSALTIGGLADEAGVNVETIRYYQRRGLMPEPDKPAHGYRRYDATTVKRVRFIKRAQALGFTLEEIGGLLELDEAHACAETRELASHKLEAIETKLADLAAMRRALMTLLRQCDAGAMKGNCPIIHALGAD is encoded by the coding sequence GTGAGCGCGCTGACGATAGGGGGTCTGGCTGACGAGGCTGGCGTAAACGTCGAGACCATCCGCTACTACCAGCGGCGCGGGCTGATGCCGGAGCCGGACAAGCCGGCTCACGGGTATCGCCGCTACGACGCCACCACGGTCAAGCGCGTGCGCTTCATCAAGCGGGCACAGGCACTCGGCTTCACGCTGGAAGAGATCGGCGGCTTGCTCGAACTCGACGAGGCCCATGCCTGTGCCGAAACGCGCGAACTGGCCTCGCACAAGCTGGAGGCTATCGAAACCAAGCTGGCCGACTTGGCGGCGATGCGCAGGGCGCTCATGACTCTGCTGCGCCAGTGCGATGCGGGCGCGATGAAGGGTAACTGCCCCATCATCCACGCCCTGGGTGCGGACTGA
- a CDS encoding helix-turn-helix domain-containing protein, protein MRPAPLRPAAAVSTAAAQPQRYLTNDEAADYLRLSPRTLEKQRVIGGGPRFRKFGRRVMYAVADLDAWATDRSFETTSDPEYAEHHSADSRAR, encoded by the coding sequence ATGCGTCCCGCTCCCTTGCGGCCTGCCGCCGCTGTCTCGACCGCTGCCGCGCAGCCCCAACGCTATCTCACCAACGATGAAGCCGCCGACTACCTGCGCCTGTCGCCGCGCACGCTGGAAAAGCAGCGCGTGATCGGTGGTGGCCCGCGCTTTCGCAAGTTCGGCCGCCGTGTCATGTACGCCGTGGCCGACCTCGATGCCTGGGCCACCGACCGCAGCTTCGAGACGACTTCCGATCCCGAATACGCCGAGCACCACTCGGCCGACAGCCGTGCGCGCTGA
- a CDS encoding DUF2285 domain-containing protein — protein sequence MGNPHHLAHWYPTAAYLYILGLDALALAWEYLRRHPDYRLDWRRRARRPDAAQRWGLRLLEDPALDARDAQPAWQPGHAAVVQLYPDADPPVDAELFSFWRIPGHKQLLHDGKGLVLIARSAGHWQRFVLASGLEDGMAVAYAYHGRGGVMHAPDTPAPMARSRPPPAALLELHTLQALDATLAGASLREVGEGLFGVDAVADWYSDGGLRSKVRRLVRRGDALMRSGYRRLAQLAPLEKGRFESNAKRP from the coding sequence ATGGGCAACCCTCACCATCTCGCGCACTGGTATCCGACCGCTGCCTACCTCTACATCCTGGGCCTGGATGCACTCGCGCTGGCCTGGGAGTACCTGCGCAGGCATCCCGATTACCGGCTCGACTGGCGGCGCCGTGCGCGCCGCCCCGATGCTGCGCAGCGCTGGGGCTTGCGCCTGCTGGAAGACCCAGCCCTGGATGCGCGTGACGCGCAACCGGCCTGGCAGCCGGGGCATGCTGCCGTGGTGCAGCTCTACCCGGACGCCGATCCGCCCGTGGATGCAGAGCTTTTTTCCTTCTGGCGCATCCCTGGCCACAAGCAACTGCTGCACGACGGCAAGGGACTGGTGCTGATCGCACGAAGCGCCGGCCATTGGCAGCGCTTCGTGCTGGCGTCCGGCTTGGAAGACGGCATGGCCGTGGCCTATGCCTATCACGGTCGTGGCGGCGTCATGCATGCACCCGACACGCCGGCGCCAATGGCCCGGTCCAGGCCGCCCCCCGCCGCACTGCTCGAACTGCACACCTTGCAGGCACTCGACGCGACCCTGGCGGGTGCGTCGTTGCGCGAGGTCGGCGAAGGGCTGTTCGGTGTCGACGCCGTGGCCGATTGGTACAGCGACGGAGGTCTGCGCTCCAAGGTGCGCCGCCTGGTGCGGCGCGGCGATGCGCTGATGCGCAGCGGCTATCGCCGCCTAGCACAGCTTGCGCCACTTGAGAAGGGTCGTTTTGAATCCAACGCAAAACGACCCTGA
- the parA gene encoding ParA family partition ATPase, with protein sequence MIVALLNQKGGVGKTTLATHIAGELAMRGQHVVLLDADPQGSSLDWTQRRSQLSLPRLFSAAGLARETLHQEAPELARRADHVVIDGPPRIAALARSALLAAERVLIPVQPSPYDLWASAEMVALIREAQVFRPALRAAFVINRRVSTTVIGREARQALAHQPLPALRAEVHQRIVFADSVATGRLARETAPDSAAAREITALVDELLRWPT encoded by the coding sequence ATGATCGTTGCTCTGCTCAACCAGAAAGGCGGCGTGGGCAAGACCACGCTCGCCACGCACATCGCTGGAGAGTTGGCGATGCGCGGCCAGCACGTCGTGCTGCTGGATGCCGACCCGCAAGGCTCATCGCTGGACTGGACGCAGCGCAGAAGCCAGCTGAGCTTGCCACGGCTGTTCAGCGCGGCGGGCCTCGCCCGCGAAACGCTGCACCAGGAGGCGCCAGAACTCGCCAGGCGGGCCGATCACGTCGTCATCGATGGCCCGCCGCGCATCGCCGCCTTGGCGCGCTCCGCGCTGCTGGCGGCCGAGCGCGTGCTGATCCCCGTGCAGCCCAGCCCCTACGATCTCTGGGCCAGCGCCGAGATGGTGGCGCTGATCCGCGAGGCGCAGGTGTTTCGGCCTGCGCTGCGCGCGGCCTTCGTCATCAACCGGCGCGTCAGTACCACCGTGATCGGGCGCGAAGCGCGCCAGGCGCTCGCTCACCAGCCGCTTCCTGCGCTACGCGCGGAAGTGCATCAACGCATCGTATTCGCCGACAGCGTGGCCACTGGCCGGCTCGCACGCGAGACGGCACCGGACAGCGCCGCCGCACGCGAAATCACTGCGCTGGTGGACGAACTGCTGCGGTGGCCGACATGA
- a CDS encoding mercuric transporter MerT family protein, producing the protein MSTFNFKNSLVAGTLAAIGASVCCVVPLVLLMMGIGGAWIASLTALEPLRPWFIAATFLFVGLAFQRLYFQQPACEPGAACAQSSVLKRQRLIFWAVALVLLALLSVPWLAPLFF; encoded by the coding sequence ATGTCCACCTTCAACTTCAAGAACTCGCTCGTCGCCGGGACGCTGGCTGCCATCGGCGCCTCGGTGTGCTGTGTGGTGCCGCTGGTGCTGCTGATGATGGGCATCGGTGGTGCCTGGATCGCCAGTCTCACCGCGCTGGAGCCGCTGCGGCCTTGGTTCATTGCAGCAACGTTTCTGTTCGTGGGTTTGGCGTTTCAGCGTCTGTACTTTCAACAGCCGGCCTGCGAGCCCGGCGCCGCCTGCGCCCAATCGAGCGTCCTCAAGCGCCAGCGGCTGATCTTCTGGGCCGTTGCGCTGGTGCTTCTCGCCTTGTTGTCGGTGCCCTGGCTGGCACCCTTGTTTTTCTGA
- the merP gene encoding mercury resistance system periplasmic binding protein MerP gives MRKSVVSLLVALSPFAALAATPQTATLNVQNMTCELCPVTVKKSLEKVPGVSQVRIDFAKKTATVTFDAEQAQVSTLVKATTDAGYPTTVHK, from the coding sequence ATGCGCAAATCAGTCGTATCGCTGCTCGTCGCGCTGTCGCCGTTCGCTGCCCTGGCCGCAACGCCCCAGACGGCGACGCTCAATGTACAGAACATGACCTGCGAGCTGTGCCCGGTCACGGTGAAGAAGTCTCTGGAGAAGGTGCCTGGCGTTAGCCAGGTCAGGATCGACTTCGCCAAGAAGACGGCGACCGTCACGTTCGATGCAGAACAGGCCCAAGTCTCGACGCTCGTGAAGGCGACCACCGACGCGGGCTACCCTACGACGGTGCACAAATGA
- a CDS encoding DUF736 domain-containing protein, with translation MATIGTFTADKDGFTGTLRTLTLNVKAKLVPNDKGDNEHAPDFRVQAAGYDIGAAWRKVSKAERLYISVTLDDPSFPATVYARLIEEEGGTHNLIWSRSKPQVA, from the coding sequence ATGGCAACCATCGGCACCTTCACCGCGGACAAAGACGGTTTCACTGGCACGCTGCGTACCCTGACCCTCAACGTCAAGGCCAAGCTGGTTCCCAACGACAAGGGGGACAACGAACACGCCCCCGACTTCCGCGTGCAGGCGGCTGGCTATGACATCGGCGCGGCGTGGCGCAAGGTCAGCAAGGCCGAGCGGCTCTACATCTCCGTGACCCTGGATGATCCTTCGTTCCCGGCAACGGTCTATGCCCGGCTGATCGAGGAGGAAGGCGGCACGCACAACCTGATCTGGTCGCGCAGCAAGCCCCAGGTGGCCTGA
- a CDS encoding DUF932 domain-containing protein yields MQIASRFASRSPSLRSDYPLSDDQIRRVAPSIFADAPHESRSERYSYIPTAAVLTELRKEGFQPFMVTQTRVRDEGKREHTKHMLRLRHASQINGEEANEIVLLNSHDGTSSYQMLAGMFRFVCSNGLVCGDTVADVRVPHKGDVSGHVIEGAYEVLRGFNRVKESRDAMRAITLDESEAEVFARSALALKYDPTDNKPAPITESQILMPRRFDDRRPDLWSVFNRTQENLTKGGLHGRSANGRRQQTRPVQGIDSDVRLNRALWMLADGLRQLKA; encoded by the coding sequence ATGCAAATCGCATCCCGTTTCGCTTCCCGCTCCCCGTCGCTGCGCAGCGACTACCCGCTGTCCGATGACCAGATTCGCAGGGTGGCCCCGTCCATTTTCGCGGACGCCCCGCATGAGAGCCGTTCCGAACGATACAGCTACATCCCCACCGCCGCCGTTCTGACCGAGCTTCGCAAAGAAGGCTTCCAGCCCTTCATGGTGACGCAGACCCGTGTGCGCGATGAAGGCAAGCGCGAGCACACGAAACACATGCTGCGCCTGCGCCACGCCAGCCAGATCAACGGCGAGGAGGCTAACGAAATCGTGCTGCTGAACTCGCACGACGGCACCAGCAGCTATCAGATGCTGGCCGGAATGTTCCGCTTCGTTTGCAGCAATGGCCTTGTCTGCGGCGACACCGTGGCCGATGTGCGCGTGCCCCACAAAGGCGATGTTTCCGGGCATGTCATCGAAGGCGCTTACGAAGTCTTGCGCGGCTTCAACCGGGTGAAGGAATCCCGCGATGCCATGCGCGCGATCACGCTGGATGAAAGCGAAGCCGAAGTGTTCGCCCGTTCCGCGCTGGCCCTCAAGTACGACCCCACCGACAACAAGCCCGCGCCCATCACCGAATCGCAAATCCTGATGCCGCGCCGGTTCGACGACCGCCGCCCCGACCTGTGGAGTGTGTTCAACCGCACGCAGGAGAACTTGACCAAGGGCGGATTGCATGGCCGCAGCGCCAACGGACGCCGCCAGCAAACCCGACCTGTGCAGGGCATTGATTCCGATGTGCGCCTGAACCGCGCCCTCTGGATGCTGGCCGATGGCCTGCGCCAGTTGAAAGCCTGA
- a CDS encoding ParB/RepB/Spo0J family partition protein, whose translation MNAITQTEARAIQAPELEAADPTKNLILVPLSRLVLRPTGRNVRKTPRMSISELAASIQRVGLLQNLIVIASADGEHYEVVAGGRRLAALKLLAKKHRIGKEWEVPCLLVADGTARTASLTENVQREAMHPADQFEAFAALVAEGRPIEDIAADFSVTPLVVQRRLKLANVSPRLMADYRADAVSLDQLMALAITDDHTMQEAAFYHAPQWQRHPSHLRERLTEREVDAYRHPLVRFVGLDTYEAAGGGIRRDLFAEDDAGVYLTDAALLERLAQDKLAGIAATVRAEGWAWVDATPGVTHADLHAFQPAPRERREPNKREAARIEKLQTKMHELAEAVDAAMDADDEDKADALQEEGETLGEQLQALEDGLQDYGANVKAAAGAIVTIDRNGEAVIHRGLLREAEAKALRTLERLRQGFSSESEAENDDEGEDGDDERQPKIAAMSDRLAQRLSAHRTAALQIEVARHPQAALAAVVHSMVQTVLQESRYGFKRDSLPLGVSLKVQDRLEGMAPDWPHSTAAVALRELQQVAGEALPEDSAELFAALLAKPQDELVRLLAVCVASTVDVVTPRATPRQPGVELAQAVGLDMTAWWQPTAEGYFKHVPKAAVLQAVGEYAPDQVSRLAKLKKADIASEAERLADGTGWMPAIFKAEGPQDAAQEAGPEQDAPEDAEAMADEPTEALAA comes from the coding sequence ATGAACGCCATCACCCAAACCGAAGCCCGCGCCATCCAAGCCCCCGAGCTGGAAGCTGCCGACCCCACGAAAAACCTGATTCTGGTTCCGCTGTCGCGGCTGGTGCTGCGCCCCACGGGCCGCAACGTGCGCAAAACCCCGCGCATGTCCATCTCCGAGCTGGCCGCGAGTATTCAGCGCGTGGGCCTGCTGCAAAACCTAATCGTGATTGCATCCGCCGATGGCGAGCATTACGAAGTCGTGGCCGGTGGCCGCAGGCTGGCCGCGTTGAAGCTGCTGGCGAAGAAGCACCGCATCGGCAAGGAATGGGAGGTGCCTTGCCTGCTGGTGGCCGATGGCACCGCCCGCACGGCCAGCCTCACCGAGAACGTGCAGCGCGAAGCCATGCACCCGGCAGACCAGTTTGAAGCCTTCGCGGCACTGGTGGCCGAAGGGCGACCCATCGAGGACATTGCGGCAGATTTCAGCGTCACGCCGCTGGTGGTGCAGCGCCGCTTGAAGCTGGCGAACGTGTCGCCGCGATTGATGGCCGACTATCGGGCCGATGCCGTGAGCCTTGACCAGTTGATGGCGCTTGCCATCACCGATGACCACACCATGCAGGAAGCCGCGTTCTACCACGCGCCGCAGTGGCAGCGGCATCCCTCGCACTTGCGCGAACGCCTGACCGAAAGGGAAGTCGACGCCTACCGGCATCCGCTGGTGCGCTTCGTCGGGCTGGACACCTACGAAGCCGCAGGCGGCGGCATCCGCCGTGACCTGTTCGCGGAAGATGACGCGGGCGTGTATCTGACCGATGCCGCGCTGCTGGAGCGGCTGGCGCAAGACAAGCTGGCAGGCATCGCCGCCACTGTCCGCGCCGAGGGCTGGGCGTGGGTGGATGCCACGCCGGGCGTGACCCATGCGGACCTGCACGCCTTCCAGCCTGCGCCGAGGGAACGGCGCGAGCCGAACAAGCGCGAAGCCGCACGCATCGAGAAGCTGCAAACCAAGATGCACGAACTGGCCGAAGCCGTGGACGCCGCGATGGACGCCGACGACGAGGACAAGGCCGACGCCTTGCAGGAGGAAGGCGAAACCCTGGGTGAACAGTTGCAGGCGCTGGAAGATGGCTTGCAGGACTACGGCGCGAACGTGAAGGCCGCAGCCGGTGCCATCGTCACCATCGACCGCAACGGTGAAGCCGTGATTCATCGCGGGCTGCTGCGCGAAGCCGAGGCCAAGGCGCTGCGCACGCTGGAACGGCTGCGCCAAGGTTTCAGCAGCGAAAGCGAAGCCGAGAACGACGACGAAGGCGAGGACGGAGACGACGAAAGGCAGCCCAAGATCGCTGCCATGTCCGACCGGCTGGCGCAGCGCCTAAGCGCGCACCGCACCGCCGCGCTGCAAATCGAAGTCGCCCGGCACCCGCAAGCGGCGCTGGCCGCCGTGGTGCATAGCATGGTGCAGACCGTCTTGCAGGAAAGCCGCTATGGCTTCAAGCGCGATTCCTTGCCGCTGGGCGTGAGCCTGAAAGTGCAAGACCGGCTGGAAGGCATGGCCCCGGACTGGCCTCACTCCACCGCCGCCGTGGCACTGCGCGAACTGCAACAGGTAGCCGGCGAAGCCTTGCCGGAGGACAGCGCCGAACTGTTCGCCGCGCTGCTGGCGAAGCCGCAAGACGAACTGGTGCGGCTGCTGGCCGTGTGCGTGGCTTCCACGGTGGACGTGGTGACGCCTCGCGCCACGCCGCGCCAACCCGGCGTGGAACTGGCGCAGGCCGTGGGCCTCGACATGACCGCATGGTGGCAGCCGACCGCCGAGGGGTATTTCAAGCACGTTCCGAAGGCGGCAGTTCTGCAAGCCGTGGGCGAGTACGCGCCCGATCAGGTTTCCCGGCTGGCGAAGTTGAAGAAGGCCGACATTGCCAGCGAGGCCGAACGGCTGGCCGATGGCACGGGCTGGATGCCTGCCATCTTCAAGGCCGAAGGCCCGCAGGATGCCGCGCAGGAGGCAGGCCCGGAGCAGGACGCCCCGGAGGATGCCGAGGCAATGGCGGATGAACCCACCGAGGCGCTGGCCGCTTGA
- a CDS encoding DUF2958 domain-containing protein, producing MNPLITEDERRQLLAHGQARSAGQAIDPLPVVRLFTPDAHATWLLAALDPADGDTAQGLIDLGISMPELGTVKLSDLAAIVGPRQQPVMRDRYFQAVRPLSEYLRLAQENGSVVD from the coding sequence ATGAACCCACTTATCACCGAAGACGAGCGCAGGCAGTTGCTGGCCCACGGTCAGGCTCGGTCCGCTGGTCAGGCCATCGACCCGCTGCCCGTGGTGCGGCTGTTCACGCCGGATGCCCATGCCACCTGGTTGCTGGCTGCGCTTGACCCGGCCGATGGCGATACGGCCCAAGGCCTGATCGACCTCGGGATCAGCATGCCCGAGCTGGGGACGGTGAAGCTCTCCGACCTCGCTGCCATCGTCGGGCCCCGCCAGCAGCCGGTGATGAGGGATCGGTATTTCCAGGCGGTGCGGCCTCTGTCGGAATACCTGCGGCTGGCGCAGGAGAACGGTTCCGTCGTCGATTGA
- a CDS encoding IS3 family transposase (programmed frameshift), which produces MNKSPKFSPEVRERAVRMVQEHRADYPSLWAAIESIAPKIGCVPQTLNDWVKKAEVDSGQRPGTTTADAQRIKELEREVKELRRANDILKTASAFFGAGGARPPIEVLKNYIDRHRDDYGVEPICRVLQMAPSCYWRHAARQRNPQLRSQRVQRDEGLKADIQRVWHANWQVYGADKVWLQMNREGIAVARCTVERLMRAMGLQGARRGKTVRTTTPDTSAPCPLDHVNRQFKASRPNELWVSDFTYVSTWQGWLYVAFVVDVYARRIVGWRVSRSMQTDFVLDALEQALYDRQPAAHALTHHSDRGSQYVSIRYTERLDQAGIQPSVGSRGDSYDNALAETINGLYKAELIHRRGPWKTRESVELATLQWVHWFNHVRLLTPIGGIPPAEAEANYWRQLAVSDTSTEVST; this is translated from the exons ATGAACAAGTCACCGAAGTTCTCCCCGGAAGTCCGCGAGCGCGCCGTTCGCATGGTGCAGGAGCACCGAGCCGACTACCCGTCGCTGTGGGCAGCCATTGAATCGATTGCGCCCAAGATTGGCTGCGTGCCGCAGACCTTGAATGACTGGGTCAAGAAGGCCGAGGTCGACAGCGGCCAGCGCCCCGGCACCACCACGGCAGACGCCCAGCGCATCAAGGAACTGGAGCGTGAGGTCAAAGAGCTGCGCCGGGCCAACGACATCCTGAAGACGGCCAGCGCGTTTTTCG GCGCAGGCGGAGCTCGACCGCCGATTGAAGTCTTGAAGAACTACATCGACCGCCACCGTGATGACTACGGGGTCGAGCCCATCTGCCGGGTGCTGCAGATGGCCCCGTCGTGTTACTGGCGCCACGCAGCCCGGCAACGCAACCCGCAACTGCGCAGTCAACGCGTCCAGCGTGACGAGGGTTTGAAAGCCGACATCCAGCGCGTGTGGCACGCCAACTGGCAGGTCTACGGGGCCGATAAGGTCTGGCTGCAGATGAACCGCGAGGGCATCGCAGTGGCGCGCTGCACGGTCGAGCGCCTGATGCGTGCCATGGGCTTGCAAGGAGCACGCCGTGGCAAGACAGTGCGCACCACCACGCCGGACACATCGGCACCGTGCCCGCTGGACCACGTCAACCGGCAATTCAAGGCCAGCCGGCCCAACGAGCTGTGGGTGTCGGACTTCACCTACGTCTCCACCTGGCAGGGCTGGTTGTACGTGGCCTTCGTGGTGGACGTGTACGCCCGGCGCATCGTGGGCTGGCGGGTCAGCCGCAGCATGCAAACGGACTTCGTGCTGGATGCGCTGGAGCAGGCGCTGTATGACCGCCAGCCAGCAGCCCATGCCTTGACGCACCATTCCGACAGGGGCAGTCAATACGTTTCCATACGCTACACCGAACGCTTGGACCAGGCGGGTATCCAGCCATCAGTGGGCAGCCGGGGTGACAGCTACGACAACGCACTGGCCGAGACCATCAACGGGCTGTACAAGGCCGAGCTGATTCACCGCCGGGGACCCTGGAAGACCAGGGAATCCGTGGAGCTGGCCACCCTGCAGTGGGTGCACTGGTTCAATCACGTCCGACTGCTCACGCCGATTGGGGGCATCCCTCCGGCAGAAGCTGAGGCAAACTACTGGAGGCAACTCGCCGTCAGCGACACCTCGACAGAGGTGTCAACTTAA
- a CDS encoding DMT family transporter → MTGRSSILAALAAALLFGASTPFAKQMVGDVSPIMLAGLLYLGSGIGLWTVRLIRDRGFAAPSLPAWEWPWLLGAIASGGVLGPLLLMIGLTHTTAADASLMLNMEAVLTAVLAWVVFHENADRRIVLGMAFIVAGGLLLAWPQHDGMGHSSTLGSLAVVGACLCWAVDNNLTRKVSASDAVFIAGTKGLVAGVTNLALALALGATLPAWPRVAQAMSVGLAGYGVSLVLFVLALRGLGSARAGAYFSTAPFIGAAIAIVSLGEPTSGVFWLAAALMGIGVWLHLTERHEHEHTHKPMAHAHRHVHDQHHRHTHDFPWDGVEPHAHPHRHEPLLHSHPHFPDVHHQHSH, encoded by the coding sequence ATGACCGGACGCTCGTCCATCCTCGCCGCCCTGGCGGCCGCACTGCTGTTCGGCGCCAGCACGCCCTTTGCCAAGCAGATGGTCGGTGACGTTTCACCCATCATGCTGGCCGGACTGCTGTACCTGGGCAGCGGCATCGGCCTGTGGACAGTTCGCCTCATCAGGGATCGCGGCTTTGCCGCGCCCAGCCTGCCCGCATGGGAATGGCCCTGGCTGCTCGGCGCCATCGCCAGCGGCGGCGTGCTTGGCCCTTTGCTGTTGATGATCGGGCTGACGCACACCACGGCCGCCGATGCCTCGCTAATGCTCAACATGGAAGCGGTGCTGACGGCCGTGCTGGCATGGGTCGTCTTCCACGAAAACGCCGACCGGCGTATCGTGCTGGGCATGGCCTTCATCGTGGCGGGCGGCCTGCTGCTGGCCTGGCCACAACACGATGGCATGGGACACAGCAGCACGCTGGGCAGTCTGGCCGTGGTCGGCGCCTGCCTGTGCTGGGCGGTGGACAACAACCTGACACGCAAGGTGTCGGCCTCCGATGCCGTATTCATCGCCGGCACCAAAGGGCTGGTGGCGGGCGTCACGAACCTCGCGCTGGCCCTGGCGCTCGGCGCCACGCTGCCGGCGTGGCCGCGCGTGGCGCAGGCCATGAGCGTCGGGTTGGCCGGCTACGGCGTCAGCCTGGTGCTGTTCGTGCTGGCCTTGCGCGGCCTCGGTTCGGCGCGCGCGGGCGCGTATTTCTCGACAGCCCCCTTCATCGGCGCTGCCATCGCCATCGTGTCCCTGGGTGAGCCGACCTCGGGGGTGTTCTGGCTGGCGGCGGCGCTGATGGGAATAGGTGTCTGGCTGCACCTGACCGAGCGGCACGAGCACGAACACACGCATAAACCGATGGCCCATGCCCATCGGCATGTGCATGACCAACACCACCGCCACACCCATGATTTCCCGTGGGATGGCGTCGAGCCGCACGCCCACCCGCATCGGCATGAGCCCCTCTTGCACAGCCATCCGCATTTCCCGGACGTGCATCACCAGCACAGCCATTAG
- a CDS encoding GDCCVxC domain-containing (seleno)protein yields MIAGTPTLESVLTCPHCGHVRRETMPTDACQFFYECERCKTLLLPKAGDCCVFCSYGSVKCPPMQMQQSCSSCST; encoded by the coding sequence ATGATAGCAGGCACGCCCACACTGGAGTCGGTGCTGACCTGCCCGCACTGCGGGCATGTCAGGCGTGAGACCATGCCGACCGATGCCTGCCAGTTCTTCTACGAGTGCGAACGGTGCAAGACGTTGCTGCTGCCGAAGGCGGGCGACTGCTGCGTTTTCTGCTCCTACGGATCGGTCAAGTGCCCGCCCATGCAAATGCAGCAGAGTTGCTCAAGTTGCAGCACGTGA
- a CDS encoding helix-turn-helix domain-containing protein: MAAKHTLSEALKTIRKARGLSQEAFSDVSSRTYMSSLERDLKSPTLNKLAELCEVMEVHPLTLLTLAYAGDDAQRAEQLLAQVRQEMDAVLKKDDAR, encoded by the coding sequence TTGGCAGCGAAACACACATTGTCGGAGGCGTTGAAAACCATCAGGAAGGCCCGTGGACTGAGCCAGGAAGCCTTCTCGGATGTGTCCAGCCGCACCTACATGAGTTCGCTGGAGCGCGACCTGAAAAGTCCCACCCTGAACAAGCTGGCCGAGCTGTGTGAGGTCATGGAGGTTCACCCGCTCACGCTGCTGACGCTGGCCTATGCCGGCGACGACGCGCAGCGGGCTGAGCAGCTTCTGGCACAAGTGCGGCAGGAAATGGACGCCGTGCTGAAGAAAGACGATGCGCGGTAG
- a CDS encoding replication initiator protein A: MASAVSKPSQEREQLDLFRALPGDMAPRDSQDLMAYPFFSLGKSKRVKPIDFRAGNVAIRVEGTAEHGIATIWDADVLIWAASQIVEAKDAGLRPSRLMRATPYEILRFIGRGKSLRDYQRLKAALDRLQSTTVATSIRETTGRRLHRFSWINEWKELADAKGTPLGLELILPDWFYAGVLDAALVLTIDPAYFRLTGGIERWLYRLVRKHGGRQQHGWQFDFRHLYRKSGSATRFSDFAYDLRVLVARQSLPGYVLGIERMPDNGMELLTFRPVPQTARE, from the coding sequence GTGGCCTCCGCCGTGTCCAAACCGTCGCAGGAGCGCGAACAGCTCGACCTGTTCCGCGCCTTGCCGGGCGACATGGCGCCGCGCGACAGCCAGGACTTGATGGCCTATCCGTTCTTCTCGCTCGGCAAGTCCAAGCGAGTCAAGCCTATCGACTTCCGGGCAGGCAACGTAGCGATCCGCGTCGAAGGCACGGCCGAGCACGGCATCGCCACGATTTGGGATGCGGACGTGCTGATATGGGCGGCCTCGCAAATCGTGGAAGCGAAGGACGCGGGCCTGCGCCCGTCGCGGCTGATGCGTGCGACGCCCTACGAGATCCTGCGCTTCATCGGGCGCGGCAAGTCGCTGCGCGACTACCAGCGCCTCAAGGCGGCCTTGGATCGCCTGCAATCCACCACGGTGGCCACGTCGATCCGCGAGACCACGGGAAGACGGCTGCATCGCTTCTCGTGGATCAACGAGTGGAAGGAACTGGCCGATGCCAAGGGCACGCCCTTGGGTCTGGAGCTGATCCTGCCGGACTGGTTCTATGCGGGCGTGCTCGACGCCGCCCTGGTGCTGACCATCGACCCGGCGTATTTCCGGCTCACGGGCGGCATCGAGCGGTGGCTGTACCGCCTGGTGCGCAAGCACGGCGGGCGGCAGCAACACGGCTGGCAATTCGATTTCCGACACCTGTATCGGAAATCGGGCAGTGCCACGCGCTTCTCGGACTTCGCCTACGACCTGCGCGTGCTGGTCGCGCGGCAGTCGCTGCCGGGCTACGTACTGGGCATCGAGCGGATGCCCGACAACGGCATGGAGCTGCTGACGTTCCGGCCCGTGCCGCAGACGGCACGGGAATAA